A section of the Spirochaetota bacterium genome encodes:
- a CDS encoding Wzt carbohydrate-binding domain-containing protein has protein sequence QKKCLGKMGEVAKEGRTVLFVSHNMGAVTNLCSWALLLNNGQILQTGLPEEVVSIYFDCMAGRSKGEVLLTASPSEAYFTRIAILNHHNQPMQAIPVASDFVVLLEYNVERQISALEVSFSLFNSNGSKVFYSALSKSRNRDSSVQNHEPGHYVAKVNIPGEFIAPGTYFLTVGLHQPNVRLFDRRDHVIEFRVVETGFSDYRYADQNIGSILVQFDWIVEHKNNGAS, from the coding sequence TCAGAAGAAATGTTTGGGGAAGATGGGGGAGGTGGCGAAAGAGGGGAGGACGGTGTTGTTTGTGAGCCATAATATGGGGGCGGTTACTAATTTATGTAGTTGGGCACTTTTATTAAATAATGGGCAAATCCTACAGACAGGACTACCCGAAGAAGTTGTATCTATATATTTTGATTGTATGGCAGGGAGAAGCAAGGGCGAAGTTTTATTGACAGCTTCGCCTTCAGAGGCTTATTTTACACGTATAGCAATTCTTAACCATCATAACCAACCGATGCAAGCTATACCGGTAGCGTCAGATTTTGTAGTTCTACTCGAATACAATGTCGAACGACAAATATCTGCGCTTGAGGTTTCATTCAGCCTATTTAATAGCAACGGTTCAAAGGTTTTCTATTCCGCTTTATCAAAATCAAGGAATAGGGACAGCTCAGTTCAGAACCATGAACCTGGTCATTATGTGGCGAAGGTAAATATCCCTGGTGAATTCATCGCCCCTGGCACATATTTTTTGACGGTTGGACTGCACCAGCCGAACGTTCGCCTGTTCGATCGGCGTGATCATGTTATTGAATTTAGAGTTGTCGAGACAGGTTTTTCAGATTACCGATATGCTGATCAGAATATAGGCTCAATTCTTGTTCAATTTGATTGGATTGTGGAGCATAAAAACAATGGTGCAAGTTAA
- a CDS encoding sulfotransferase domain-containing protein, producing the protein MVQVKPNFLIVGAAKSGTTSLYYWLKQHPEVFMPDNKEPSYFVYGYGISDWEKYLSLFELGRGKKAIGEASASYLVAPESAQWIRQKLGNVKIIILLRNPVERAYSLYSWMVMEGYEWISNFEEALAAEEGRFCNEFFRTNNPEYFWDYMYVRSGLYYEQVMRYMDIFEDIKIYLFDELVTSSKAIYFDVCNFLGINNTFDPVFVHQNPSRLPRSIRLQFILRRLRSLVGKIPKFSKPLKCSISLIMNLNISFGSKPVVSLETRQFLKKRYERDILELSKLIGKDLYSWLR; encoded by the coding sequence ATGGTGCAAGTTAAGCCTAACTTTCTGATTGTCGGTGCTGCAAAGTCAGGGACAACATCTCTTTATTATTGGCTCAAACAGCATCCAGAGGTTTTTATGCCAGATAACAAAGAGCCTTCATATTTCGTGTATGGTTACGGGATTTCTGATTGGGAGAAATATCTTTCACTTTTCGAGTTAGGCCGCGGCAAAAAAGCAATAGGGGAGGCATCAGCTTCATACCTTGTAGCACCAGAAAGCGCACAATGGATTCGGCAAAAGCTTGGGAACGTTAAAATTATTATTTTGCTTAGAAATCCTGTTGAAAGAGCCTACTCGCTTTATTCTTGGATGGTAATGGAAGGTTATGAATGGATTTCTAATTTCGAAGAAGCCCTTGCAGCAGAAGAGGGAAGATTTTGTAACGAATTTTTTCGGACAAACAATCCAGAATATTTTTGGGATTATATGTACGTTAGAAGTGGCTTATATTATGAACAGGTTATGAGGTATATGGACATATTTGAAGATATTAAAATTTATCTTTTCGATGAGTTGGTGACTTCATCGAAAGCTATATATTTTGACGTATGTAACTTTTTGGGCATAAATAATACTTTTGACCCTGTATTTGTACACCAAAATCCAAGCAGATTACCACGTTCAATACGTCTGCAATTTATTCTTCGAAGGTTAAGAAGCTTAGTGGGAAAAATCCCTAAGTTTTCAAAACCTCTAAAGTGCAGCATATCCCTAATTATGAATTTAAATATAAGTTTTGGTTCTAAACCAGTAGTTTCATTAGAGACCAGGCAATTTCTTAAAAAGAGATACGAAAGAGATATTTTGGAGTTGAGTAAACTCATCGGAAAAGATTTATACAGTTGGTTGCGATAA